Proteins co-encoded in one Theileria equi strain WA chromosome 3, complete sequence genomic window:
- a CDS encoding hypothetical protein (encoded by transcript BEWA_003680A), with protein MAIAVISIGMDFQCLFIVVKEPKIKYLTIDIFHQKISTAGKNKYCCEKHSETERRVTVTARKVANTIEYYKHEINDVKSVTAIYYKHNNNRKNITATTGLRFPLPNVKAVYAFYCTGNDPKLICIKEENPSINKWFKQRKSNTWEEVFGISNDPENIKSCKDNSEEFDRLVTVLQRFTGCENYKACAETSSSSSPEPGAGQAEPGKTASEGPSAGHGDRGEGADPASSPPGSVASEAGDSSDSESTDGTTSQAEAGKAERSTLLLLPASMAGKILSGVFGGSGAVGLAGYHLYKNSRDPWVRQI; from the exons atggccattgccgttatctctatcggaatggacttccaatgcttattcatcgtagttaaagagcctaagatt aaatatctaacaatcgatatttttcaccaaaagatttcgactgCTGGTAAGAATAAGTACTGTTGCGAAAAGCATAGTGAAACAGAAAGGAGGGTAACTGTTACTGCCAGAAAAGTAGCTAATACTATTGAATACTACAAGCATGAGATAAATGATGTTAAAAGTGTAACTGCAATATACTATAAGCATAATAACAataggaagaatataacaGCTACTACTGGGCTGAGATTTCCTCTTCCTAACGTAAAAGCTGTCTATGCTTTCTATTGTACGGGGAATGATCCCAAGCTGATCTGTATAAAAGAGGAAAACCCTTCTATTAACAAGTGGTTCAAGCAAAGAAAGAGTAACACATGGGAAGAAGTTTTTGGTATATCAAATGACCCGGAGAATATTAAAAGCTGTAAGGATAACAGTGAAGAATTCGACCGACTTGTGACTGTATTACAAAGATTTACTGGATGTGAAAATTATAAAGCATGTGCTGaaacttcttcatcctcatctccagaaCCAGGTGCTGGTCAGGCTGAACCTGGTAAAACTGCTTCTGAAGGTCCTTCTGCTGGTCATGGTGATAGAGGAGAAGGTGCTGATCCTGCTTCTAGTCCGCCTGGTAGTGTAGCTTCTGAAGCTGGTGATAGTTCTGATTCTGAATCTACTGATGGAACTACTTCTCAAGCTGAAGCTGGTAAAGCTGAAAGATCTACTCTACTCCTTCTTCCTGCTAGTATGGCTGGAAAGATCTTATCTGGCGTTTTTGGTGGAAGTGGCGCAGTTGGTCTCGCAGGTTACCATCTATATAAAAATTCTagagacccttgggttagacaaatataa
- a CDS encoding hypothetical protein (encoded by transcript BEWA_003690A), with protein MSAEQTPTCIRGRYVDIDISKTEGNGSYTDSCQNHINFHKDDNKPKGYKKYAHTPRTGYYIGNISYNSNKQDGFPLNPGVSYYNKNVVVYYLRYDDDNVLPLLVVITKNQKSYEYYKKDDYFLTSNQWTREVGIRNDSKLSTAFSGIGKSLTTVIVLKIDQVTNGNYRANGTEKPPEANKDTQITVEGSAYKDVYKKYKHTPSGGINSLRILSTKKGVTSIPFDPPVYGTEYSEAHVYYWNGDSSHKNPLLLELKQTTSSYSYYTLSSISTTDKKWKPKSDIETSNIKDKLDRLNCENNGAHVIDISKKDTSGSYQCLTTGCTVSITFVNHPYTYYSRTLHSVFDDSIRRFKDEGTEQTGINSPEGTNQVYVFHYPKGPHGIPLLIYLPDSDKWYQRESLTSTKWTEVSDKKPGNAFSGNDPKIPRLLRDILPTVTINVGDTKVGGDGQSTTYDDTSGGITEKITLTRHDVKVSNEKTGYTNFTHCVQGKPYFMAGDIKYNTSLSGIPLSFILKSVIAYYSGKGPELKVDDLSLDDLLMVGLEKRGSDQNDYVYYGRRNGGSNWIVVSEKTKLESTSLTAKLKELKDEFAKKLTEKKKLPQSKANGLSGGEIAAISVPTVLTGGGLVGITIWKWPDIMSSLITRL; from the coding sequence ATGAGTGCAGAACAAACTCCAACTTGTATCAGAGGAAGATATGTAGATATAGACATTAGTAAAACGGAAGGAAATGGAAGTTACACGGATAGTTGCCAGAATCACATAAACTTCCAcaaggatgataataaaCCTAAAGGTTACAAGAAATACGCTCATACACCAAGAACTGGATATTATATTGGTAACATAAGCTATAACAGTAATAAGCAGGATGGATTTCCCCTTAACCCAGGGGTAAGTTACTACAATAAGAATGTTGTGGTTTACTACCTGCGTTatgatgatgataatgttCTACCGTTGCTTGTCGTAATCACAAAAAATCAGAAGAGTTATGAATACTACAAAAAGGATGACTATTTTTTAACTTCCAATCAATGGACAAGAGAAGTTGGAATACGTAATGACAGTAAGCTTTCTACAGCATTCTCAGGGATTGGCAAGAGCCTAACTACTGTTATAGTTCTTAAGATTGATCAGGTTACAAATGGGAACTACCGTGCCAATGGAACTGAGAAGCCTCCAGAGGCCAATAAGGATACTCAGATAACAGTGGAAGGATCCGCGTACAAAGATGTATACAAAAAATACAAGCACACTCCCTCCGGAGGAATAAATTCTCTGAGAATCCTATCCACAAAGAAGGGTGTCACAAGCATACCATTTGATCCTCCTGTATATGGAACTGAATATAGTGAAGCTCATGTTTATTACTGGAACGGAGATAGTAGTCACAAAAATCCCCTGTTACTGGAACTTAAGCAAACTACGAGTAGTTACTCATACTATACACTTTCTTCTATAAGTACAACAgataaaaaatggaaaccTAAATCCGATATAGAAACTAGTAACATTAAGGACAAGTTAGATAGGCTAAACTgtgaaaataatggagcTCACgttatagacatttcaaagaaaGATACTTCTGGTAGCTACCAATGTCTGACAACAGGATGTACTGTCAGTATTACTTTTGTCAATCATCCTTACACATATTACTCCCGAACATTACATTCTgtttttgatgattctatTCGCAGATTCAAGGATGAGGGAACAGAACAGACAGGAATTAATTCTCCAGAGGGCACTAATCAGGTCTATGTATTTCACTATCCAAAAGGACCTCATGGAATCCCACTTTTGATTTATCTTCCAGATTCGGATAAATGGTACCAAAGAGAATCTCTCACTTCTACTAAATGGACTGAAGTCAGTGATAAAAAACCAGGAAATGCATTTAGTGGTAATGATCCAAAAATACCAAGGCTTCTAAGGGATATATTGCCTACTGTTACCATAAATGTTGGAGATACAAAGGTTGGTGGAGATGGACAATCTACTACTTATGACGATACTTCTGGAGGAATCACTGAAAAGATTACTCTTACAAGACATGACGTAAAGGTAAGCAATGAAAAAACTGGATATACTAATTTTACCCACTGTGTTCAGGGTAAACCATATTTTATGGCTGGAGATATCAAATACAATACCTCCCTTTCTGGCATACCACTAAGTTTCATTCTTAAAAGTGTAATAGCATACTACTCTGGAAAAGGACCTGAGCTTAAAGTTGATGATCTTTCGCTTGATGACCTTCTCATGGTTGGCTTGGAGAAAAGAGGCAGTGATCAGAATGACTATGTATACTATGGTAGGAGAAACGGAGGATCTAATTGGATTGTTGTTTCTGAGAAGACTAAACTGGAGAGTACCTCTCTCACCGCTAAACTTAAGGAGTTAAAGGATGAGTTTGCTAAAAAGCTTACTGAAAAAAAGAAATTGCCTCAAAGTAAAGCTAATGGACTTTCTGGAGGAGAGATAGCAGCAATATCTGTTCCTACCGTCTTGACTGGTGGAGGTCTCGTCGGTATTACTATCTGGAAATGGCCTGATATCATGTCATCTCTAATAACTCGTTTGTAG
- a CDS encoding hypothetical protein (encoded by transcript BEWA_003670A), whose amino-acid sequence MQTAASEISTSRAETIKGVTNPTLISTSDVADNRSTLSLVEGQCLPESNQKIFSKWVRACDHTESKQGNILPLKKQQKHDDSGRIRPKPIVKQTGTTYCASFQTDDKEFNNDILGTRRLYYNLADVRWRLVKLPSVDGG is encoded by the exons ATGCAAACTGCAGCGAgtgaaatctcaacttcacgagctgaaacgataaaaggtgtcacaaatccaacattaatatcaacaagtgatgtagctgacaacaggtctacgttatccctcgttgaagggcaatgcctacctgaatctaatcaaaaaatcttttctaaatgggtacgagcttgcgatcatacagagagtaaacagggaaacatattgcctcttaaaaagcaacaaaaacatgatgatagtggaagaataagacCCAAACCaatcgttaaacaaaccGGTACAACCTACtgtgcatcattccaaactgacgacaaagagttcaacaatgacatacttggcactagaagactttattataatctagctgacgtaag gtggcgacttgtaaaactacccagtgtagacgggggataa
- a CDS encoding hypothetical protein (encoded by transcript BEWA_003660A), with the protein MTNSLPTVTVDIQGNTNGGGQGAGSITYYGGSNQVKLTKEESPQGSGFVKLKHTSASVAPGGLFNVKEVKYGHTPASDIKPTNNEPIKSHSVWYHSGDKDHNKPLLVEIWEKGGTFKYHETKGGATSWNSHDNGSTSQLTGKELEQKLKNLNCQHYKSVNIDLTESHSKKLTEDILAGTTTTTTTTNYLPRTYRIVICA; encoded by the coding sequence ATGACTAACTCTCTACCTACTGTCACCGTTGACATACAGGGGAATACCAATGGAGGTGGACAAGGAGCTGGATCTATTACATACTATGGAGGATCTAACCAAGTTAAGCTGACTAAGGAAGAGAGTCCTCAAGGTTCTGGATTCGTGAAGCTCAAACATACTTCAGCCAGTGTAGCACCTGGAGGACTTTTTAATGTTAAGGAGGTTAAGTATGGACATACTCCAGCTTCAGACATAAAACCGACAAACAATGAACCTATTAAGAGCCACTCTGTCTGGTATCATTCCGGAGATAAAGACCACAATAAGCCCCTTCTTGTTGAAATATGGGAGAAAGGTGGTACTTTTAAGTATCATGAAACTAAGGGAGGTGCTACTAGCTGGAATTCACATGACAACGGCTCTACATCTCAACTCACCGGTAAGGAACTGGAACAGAAACTGAAAAATCTTAACTGCCAGCATTACAAATCGGTGAATATTGATCTCACAGAGTCCCATTCTAAGAAACTTACAGAGGATATATTAGCTGGTACAACAACAACAACAacaacaacaaattacctaccccgtacgtaccggattgttatatgtgcgtga
- a CDS encoding signal peptide-containing protein (encoded by transcript BEWA_003650A), with protein MRTSYALRLFSFLWLCGTGISADKKNVKEEVRILDLLNHDKLKIDVEQDRVVEGDVIIWSSGRDRKCYFARTHFRDNVPTLLELVVKAGEVYGLVRFCKGSDGSWKSNCPSLKGPENDAQEVTPANEVSTNKAPEQGQSSSIRDIITDPHYLGKGEPERAANILELGKVNMLTAPKVPAGMQVLGLGL; from the exons ATGAGGACCTCATATGCACTGCGTCTATTCTCATTCCTCTGGCTCTGCGGTACTGGAATCTCTGCCGATAAAAAGAATGTGAAAGAAGAAGTTCGTATACTGGACCTTTTGAACCATGACAAACTAAAGATCGATGTTGAACAGG ACAGGGTCGTGGAAGGTGATGTCATCATCTGGAGCTCTGGCCGGGATCGAAAATGTTACTTCGCTAGGACGCACTTTAGGGACAATGTGCCTACACTGCTTGAACTTGTAGTAAAGGCTGGAGAAGTGTATGGGCTGGTGAGGTTTTGCAAGGGCTCTGATGGAAGCTGGAAGTCCAATTGTCCGTCTCTAAAGGGACCCGAGAATGATGCCCAGGAGGTTACTCCCGCAAATGAAGTATCAACAAATAAAGCTCCTGAGCAAGGCCAAAGTAGCTCCATTCGAGACATCATTACGGATCCGCACTATCTGGGAAAAGGGGAGCCAGAAAGAGCAGCAAACATTCTGGAGCTTGGAAAGGTAAACATGCTTACAGCTCCAAAGGTGCCCGCTGGTATGCAAGTTCTCGGTTTAGGACTCTAA
- a CDS encoding hypothetical protein (encoded by transcript BEWA_003700A): MAEGMDGLGYSSSLPSVFKPVLPGVSYIATIFLVSKVFSLCKGVFGGQIKGEELLLTILLLENLNVSSSLIKFLLLLFP, from the exons ATGGCTGAAGGAATGG ATGGACTTGgttattcttcttccttaccTTCAGTATTTAAGCCAGTGCTTCCCGGGGTATCTTATATCGCTACCATATTCCTAGTATCTAAAGTGTTCTCTCTATGCAAAGGTGTTTTTGGCGGACAGATAAAGGGAGAAGAACTATTACTAACTATCCTTCTTCTGGAGAACCTTAATGTTAGTAGCTCACTCATCAAGTTTCTTTTACTACTATTCCCATGA